In Thermodesulfobacteriota bacterium, the genomic stretch AGACGTACTTTTATCGTACGTCGCAATGACGAATTTTGAAGACGACGCAGCAGATTGGGCTTTTTCAGCAGCCTGCCAACCCTCATTCAATACGGGCCTGAAAGGAAGGCCTCCCGCCTGCCTGAATGTCTCCCGGAGAGGCGGTCCAGACAGTTATGCCGAGCCCTGCCGATGCCCTCAAAAGCCTCTCAAGATGCTTCCTGTCCTTTTCGTCGCGCATTATGAGGAGTATGCCCGGCTTCTTCCCGGTCACCGCGGCATAATAAAGGGACTGGCCTATTGCCTCGGCCCACTTGGGCGCGAAATCCACCTCGACCGCGTGCTCATCCGTAAGGCAGTCCACCCTGGCCCTGTCCGGCAGCACGAATTCCGCGGTACCGCCCGCCTGGCCGCACCAATGAGATTGATAATCCCGCTCGGGATGGCGCTCCCCTGCCAGGAGAGCGGACGGCGTAATCAGCAGGAGCGCCAAAAATACGTTCTTCATCCCTTTTCCCGTCCCTTCCGCCGGGCCCCTTGCCGGGGCGGCGGTTGTGGGCTATATTCATCAAGTCGCGGACGATTTCATCACACTGCTTGCAACGGGATTCGACGCAGACGTGCTGACGGGTGCGAAAGCGGCTTGTCGCATTATAGCAGACGAAAACGGTCCTGTACGGAATGCGCCAGGCTTGAAAGGAGAACTATTGAAAAAAGGCTTTCTTGCCGAAAGGATAGCTGATTACGCGCTTGGCCTGAAGTCCGCTGACCTGCCGCAAGCAATAGCGCACGAGGCCAAAAAGCGTGTCGTGGACTCCTTTGCCTGCATGCTCGGCGCTCTGGAATCCCCTCCGGCACGGGCCGCCATCGGAGCCTTGCCCGAAGTCTCGCGCGGGCTCTCGGCAACCGTCCTCGGAACGAAAATCCGCACGACACCTGAGCACGCCGCGTTCTCTAACGGCATACTGGTCCGGTATCTCGACTTTAACGACACATATCTCTCGAAAGAGCCCTCGCACCCGTCGGACAATATCGCCGCCGCGCTCGCAGCGGCTGAAGCGTCCGGCGCAAGCGGCACGGATTTCATAAAAGCGGTCGTTACGGCCTATGAGGTGCAGATGAGGCTCTGCGACGCGGCAAGGCTGAGGGACCGCGGATGGGACCACGTGGCCTACGGCGCGTTCTCGGCAACGGCCGCCGCTGCCATGCTCCTTGGCCTAGGAAGGGACGAGTTTGTGAACGCCCTCAACATAGCCGGGACCGTCTCCCCCGCGCTCCGGCAGTCGCGCGCGGGGGAGCTCTCGATGTGGAAGGGGTGCGCGTTCGCCAACACCTCTAAAGACGCGCTCTTCTCTGCCATCATGGCGAAGAACGGCATGACAGGCCCGGCCCCGATATTCGAGGGCGAGTTCGGGTTCGAGAAGGTCGTATCCGGCCCACTCGCGCTCTCTCCCACATTCGGCGGCGAAGGGGGCGAGCCGTTCAAGATACCCGACAGCTCGCTTAAGTTCTACCCCGCCGAGCACCATTCGCAGAGCGCCATAGCCGCCGCCATCGAGCTTGTTTCTGAAATTGAAGACATCAAGGAGATAGAGTCCGTCCGCGTAAGCACCTTCGGCGCGGGATACGAGATAATCGGCTCAGGCCCGGAGAAGTGGCGGCCCTCGACCAGGGAGGCCGCTGACCACAGCCTCCCCTTCCTCGTCTCCGCCGCGCTCATCGACGGGAACGTTAATCTCGCAACCTATTCCGAAAGGATGGACGACCCTGATTTGAAGGAGCTTATCCGAAAGGTAAGCGTCGTCAAAGACCCGGAGCTCGACAGGCTCTATCCGGAGGCGGTGCCGAACAGGGTCGAGGTCAGGCTATCATCCGGGAAGGTCCTTTCAAGCGAGGTCATTTATCCGAGGGGGCACCCGAAAAATCCGATGACGGAAAAGGAAATAGAAGACAAGTTCAAATATTTGAGCGGCTGGTATCTCGGGGACGGCCTTGCTGAAAAGGTCCTCCCGGCCCTCTGGGATATAGACCGGGCCGGGAGCATTGGCAAGATCATGGCCCTCTTCATAAGATGAGCTTGCATATCCAGAACAGGCTGGATGAACGGAATGAAATGGGTTATGCTTTTAGCTCCGCCCTGCAATCTTCGAGGCGGTTTTAGGACATGGCGGCAGATGAAGACCACATAAACTGCTTCCAATGCAGTCACTTCTACGTGACCTGGGACGAGTTCTTCCCCAGGGGGTGCAAGGCCCTGCGCTTCAAAAGCAGGGAGATGCCCTCTGACGTGGTAAGGAGGTCCTCGGGCATGGATTGCCAGCTGTTCGAAAAGAAAGAACGGGGAAGACGAAGCGGGTAAAAAGCTCTCCCGTTAAGGAGGTTTGAGGATCGATGGGACTAATTGACGCGTTCGACCCTTTCAGGGTCCTTAAGGCCGCTCTCGCAAACGGGGGCGAGTACGCGGACATCTACGTTGAAGACACCGCCAACACCTCGATAGTCGCCGAGGAAAAAAGGATAGAGCGGGTCGTAACCGGCAGGGACCGGGGCGCGGGGATACGGGTAATAGCAGGGCTCAAGACCTACTACGCGTACACGAACGACCTTACGGAGAAGGGGCTTATTGAAGTGGCAGGCGCGGTTGCCAAGGGGGTTAGCGAAGGGAAAGAAATAGGCGACCTGAACCTCACCAGGAAAGAGGCCGCGCCTGGTTTCGATATAAAGCGCCTGCCGTATAAGGCTCCGCTCGACGAGAAGGTCGGCTTTGTAAAGAGGGCCGAGAAGACGGCCTGGGCGTTCGATAAGAGGATACGGCAGGTCAGGGTCGTCTACGGCGACGGCCTCCGGAGGACCGCAGTCGTAAACTCGCTCGGCGAGTGGGTCGAGGAGGAGAGGAACGCGCTCCTCTTCCTCTGTAACGCCGTATCCGCCGAAGGCGATGTCATGCAGACCGGATACGAGCCGCTCGGCGGCATAATGGGCCTTGAGGCCTTTGACGAGACCCCGCCAGAGGCCATAGCCGAGGCAGCCGCAAAAAGGGCGATTATGATGCTCGCCGCAAGGCGGGCCCCCGGCGGGAGCATGGCCGTGGTTCTCTCAAGCGATGCCGGAGGCACCATGATACACGAGGCAGTGGGCCACGGCCTTGAGGCCGACCTCGCCTTACAGAACCTTTCGGTTTATTCCGGGAAACTCGGTGAGAAGGTAGCAAACGAATCCATAACGGTGCTCGACGACGCTACAATTCCATACAAGAGGGGCTCGTTCTTTTTCGACGACGAGGGCACCCCGGCGGAAAGGACCGTGCTCGTCGAGAACGGAATCCTCCGCTCGTACATGTGCGACAGGCTCAATTCCATGAAATCCGGCCTCAGGCCTACAGGGAACGGCAGGCGGGAGTCCTACCACCACAGGCCAATACCGAGGATGACGAACACCATAATCGCGCCAGGGAAGGAAAGCCCGGAGGCCATAATAAGCTCGCTTGAAAAGGGGCTATTCGTAAAGAAGATGGGCGGCGGCCAGGTGAATACCGTGAACGGGGATTTCGTCTTCGAGGTGACCGAGGGCTACCTTATCGAGAAGGGCAAAATAGGCGAGCCTGTCCGCGGCGCGACTCTTACCGGGAACGGCCCGGACGTGCTCATGAAGATAGACATGGTCGGCACAGACCTTGGCTTCGGCATAGGCACCTGCGGGAAGGACAGCCAGGGCGTGCCTGTCTCGGATGCGCAGCCTACTCTTCGTATTCCGGAGATTACGGTCGGGGGAGAGGCGAAGTAGCTCTGTCAAGGGATGTGATTTTCTGCTGAGGAGGAGCTTATGAGTGATTTGGTTCTTTCGCCTTATTGTGTGTACACAATTCTTCATTCCGAAAAGCTGCACGCTGCCTATGAGAAAGCCGGAAAAGGCGTATTTAAGGAAGAAACAAACTGGAAGTCGGGTTTCGAACTACTGCAAGAATCAAAGGAAGAAAACCAAATTCTTCCGATAATTTTCGCCGCCGCAGAATCGACCTCGAAACTTTTATACTGGGGTCGTCTAGTAGATATCAAAATTGAACAGCCTTCGGAAAAGAATTTTAAAACTACCTATAAGTTTGAGGCCCTGAAAAGGATAGGAAAAGGACATGTTAAAACAGATCTAATTTTGCGGTTCTCAGGTAAAAATATCTCAGAAGGTTACATCAGGCCTTATTCGATTTGCAGAACACCGGACTTCTTGAAGTAAAAGATGGAAGAAAGAGTAATAACCTTAAACTAAAAAGGAACTTACATTAAAATCAATTTGAGAAAACCCATGCTCCCTTGACACCTCCATGCCGCCTGCCTTAAAATACCCCACCTGCGACTCTCCCTAAAGGCATACGCTCCATGAAGCTTTCAGGCATTGTGATAGCCGTCCTTGCTCTCCTCTTCGCGATTTCCTTTGGCGTGGCAACCCGCATCGTAAACCCCTCTGAGAGCGTAAACGCCCTCTGGCTCGTCATTGCCGCCGCGTGCTTCTTCATAATCGCATACCGCCTTTACGGGGCCTTCATAGCCGCGAAGGTCCTGGCCCTTGACGACAGGAGGACCACCCCGGCAATTCGCCTGAACGACGGGTCTGACTTTCACCCCACGCATCCGCTTGTCCTCTTCGGCCACCACTTCGCCTCCATCGCCGGGGCAGGCCCCCTCATAGGCCCTGTGCTTGCCGCCCAGTTCGGCTATCTGCCGGGCTTTCTCTGGATACTCGTGGGAGCGGTCTTCGGCGGCGCGGTACACGACATGGTCATACTATTCGCTTCGGTCAGGAGGAACGGCTGCTCCCTTGCCGAGATAGCAAGGAAGGAGATAGGGCCGGTCGCTGGCTTCACGGCGGCGCTTGCCGTCCTCTTCATCATAATAGTCGCCCTTGCCGGGCTCGGGCTCGCGGTCGTGAACGCCCTATTCAAAAGCCCCTGGGGCACCTTCACCATAGCCGCCACAATCCCCATAGCCCTTTTCATGGGCATATACCTGCAGAAGCTCCGGCCCGGAAGGGTCGGGGAAGTGAGCGTCATCGGGATAGCCCTTCTCATAGCCGCAGTCATCGGCGGCAGCTATATCCAGGGCACTTTTCTTGAGCCCATATTCGACAGGGACAGGGAGTTCCTCATCTGGTCAATCGCCGTGTACGGCTTTTTCGCGTCGGTGCTGCCCATCTGGCTCCTCCTTGCGCCAAGGGACTACCTCTCCACCTTCATGAAGATAGGGACTGTCGTATTACTCGCCGCAGGGGTCATATTCCTTGCGCCCGAGATACAGATGCCGGCTGTGACGCGCTTCATCGACGGCGGCGGGCCCATAATCCCGGGCACCGTCTTCCCGTTCATGTTCATAACAATAGCGTGCGGGGCCATCTCCGGCTTCCATTCGCTCATAGCATCGGGCACGACGCCCAAGATGATAATAAGGGAGCGTGACATAAAGCCCATCGGATTCGGCGCCATGCTCGCGGAGGGGTTCGTCGCGGTCATCGCCCTCATAGCCGCGTCAGTCCTCATCCCGGGCGACTACTTCGCCATAAACACCACCCTCTCATTTGACGCGCTCTCGGCAATGGGCTTTGCCCCTGAAAAGATAAAAGAGCTCTCCGCAACCGTGGGCACCGATGTTGCCGGAAGGCCCGGCGGCGCGGTCTCGCTCGCCGTAGGCATGGCATACATCTTCAGCGCCCTCCCCGGCATGACAGGGCTCATGCCGTACTGGTACAACTTCGCGCTCATGTTCGAGGCGCTTTTCATACTCACCACCATAGACGGCGGAACAAGGGTGGCGCGGTTCATACTCCAGGAGTTCGGCGCTACTTTCTATAAGCCCCTGGGTAGGACGGGCTCCATGCCCGCCATCATAGTCCTCACGGCGCTTGTGGTAGCGGCATGGGGCTACCTCATAAGCTCGGGGAGCGTGGCCACAATCTGGCCCATGTTCGGCGTGGCCAACCAGCTCCTTGCCGCCATAGCGCTATCGGTCGGGACTACCATACTCATCAGGATGGGCAATGCCAGGTACGCATGGGTAACGCTTGTCCCGATGGCCTTCATGGTGGTAATGACCCTCGTTGCCGCCTGGAAGCTCTTCTGGATCTTCTCAGCCAAGGCAGCTGCGGCGGCAGACCCCTCTCAGGCCTTTACCTTCCGCCTCGATTCCGTGCTCGTAGCCGTGATGGCCGTGCTCGCCGTGATAGCGGTCGCGGACGCGGCAGTCAAATGGATAGGCCTGGCAAATCAAAAGCATATTCCCTCAGCTGAAACGGAATAGGATGGACGCAAGCCTTTCCCTCTCTTGACAAGGGTTCATTAAAAGATAAGATTTAGGCAGGAGGCAATCGAATGGACAGGCCTGCCCCTTACCAGGACAGGGTGGATGCCGGACGCGCCCTTGCGGAGAGCCTGAAGAGGTACGCTGGCGAAGCGCCGGTGATCGTGGGGCTCCCGAGGGGCGGGGTTGTTGTGGCCGCGGAGCTGGCAAGGGCACTCGGGGCCGAGCTCGACGTCATACTCGCGGGAAAGCTCAGGGCCCAGTACAACCCGGAGCTCGCCATCGGGGCGGTATCAGAGGACGGGCATGTGTACCTTAACCGCCTCGCGATACGGGGATTGCACGTCAAGGACAGCTATATCGAAGAGGAGACAAAATCGAGGCTCCGCACCATGAGGGAGCGCCTTAACCTATACAGGGCCGTAAAGGGGAAGGTGCCGCTGAAGGGGAGGACCGTCGTCATAGTCGACGACGGTCTCGCCACCGGCTCCACCATGATCTCAGCCATACAGGCCGCGCACGCCTCGGGCGCAAAAAAGATAATAGCCGCCGTGCCCGGCGGGCCCGCGGACACGGTTGAGCGCATACGCGAGATGGAAGAGGTCTCGGAGGTCGTATGCCCGCACATACCCGACCTCTTCTTCGCGGTAAGCCAGCTATACGTGGATTTCAGCCAGGTAGAGGACAGCGAGGTGGCGGAGATACTCAGGACATCGAGCAAAGAGGAACGGAAGCGCGCCTGAGCTAAAAAACCGTCTCTATGTAACTCTCTATAAGGTTCCTGTCCTTTTCGGGCATGTCCGTGAAGAGAAGCGCCATGCCCGGATGAGACACGAGCCTTTTGAAAGGGTCCCCGGGGCTCGATATGATATTCAAGTCCCTGTTCACGCTAATCTGGTAAAGGACCCTGGCCCCGGTCGCAAGCTCTTTTTGTGTGCCGGGAAGGTTGAAACGCAGCGTGCAGGTCGAGTTCACAGGCGGCGGATTGAGGCTCACGACGAATATGCCGTCCCTGCTCAGGAGAGTCGCAAAGGAGCTTACCTCCCTCGGGCCGAATGAGAGCGCAACAGGTATGTTTACCGGGGCCCTCGGGTTACGGCGCAGCATCTTTTCATAGAAGAAGGCCTTCTTAAGGAGGAACGCAAGGTCCTCGGGCGGAGTCTCCTCAAAAATGACCCCGAGAAGGCCGGCCTCCTTGAGCTTCTGCATCTCGGCCTCGGGCATAACGAGTCCTGTATAGACGAGAAAGGGCCTCGGGGTCTCGAAGTCCGCAGCCTTAAGCCCCTCCGCGCCGGAAACGCCCACGACAGGCAGGTCGTCGGCTTCGGGGGCAACGCCCCGGCCCCCGACAAAGACCGGGAAGCCGCATTCAGCGACGAGGTCGTTGAACGCTGGATGAAAGGCTTCAAGGTCTCCAGTGATAAATACCCTGCCCGAGCTCATGTCTTTATCGTTATCCTGTTCGCTTTTATTGCCGCCACCGCTGCCCTGTGCTGCCTTGCGGCGAACTCCTTGAAGCCTGCCCGGGCCGCTTCCGGGGCCGCTTCCTTCCAGCGGGTCCTTTTCGAGAAGAATATCCTGCCGCCGTTGTAGATGATGGTCTCGATGAATGCGTCGGCGCCGCCCTGGGCCTCCGTCTGCACGTGGAAGACGGCCCCTTCATGGCTTATGTTCTCGTTGAAGCCGAAGACCTCATCTCCGGCAGGCACACCAGCTTGGGCCGCCGGGACCGCGGGAGTCGCGGGCTCAGGGCCTTTTTCCGGGCGGCCTTCCTGACCATTTGCCTCAGGCTCTTCTTTCACAAGCTCTTCGGATCCAAGGAGGTTCCGTATTATCCTTTTCATGTCTTCGTTAGCGTCCACAGCCGATTCCTCCAGCATAAAGGGCCTCATCTTCCGCGCCGCGTCTTTAATGATGCGCCTTGACATGACGGCGCCGATAAAGTCGGTCTCAAGGCCGAGAAATGTAGCGGCCGCGCCCTTGAAGGCCTCGGCCACCCTGACGTCTTCCGCGGAAGACGCCATGTTCAGGAGGAGCCTGGGCCTGAAGCCCTTGACCTCCGTAACGGCGCGGGACGCCGCGTCCCTGTCCTCGGCCGCTATCCTTTCGCAAAGGTCCGGGAAGGACTTGACCGCGCCCCGGCTCCTCGGGTCCGTCGCGTCCTGTATTATTTCAATGAGCCTCTGGTTTCCCGAGAAGAGCCTCTGAAGCCTCCTGTACACGAAGCTCTTCAGGAATATGTAGGCGTTCTGTATGGCGGCCGGCTCGGGCGCAAGGACCACAATCCCCTGGCTTGAGAGCGAGAAGAAATCAAGGGTGTTGAAGGAAGAACCCGCGCCGAGGTCGACGATTATGTAATCCGCGGCGAGCTTCCTTATGCCGTTCATGAGCTTCTGCTTTTTGGCATGGGCCGGGTTGGCGATGCCGAGGAACTCGCCCGCGCCGCATATGAGGCTGAGGCCGGGGAGCGCCGTCCCTATCATGGCCTGGTCGAGCTCGGCTATCCGGCCCTTCAGGAAGTCGTCAAGGCCGGTCGGAGGGTATTTTATACCGAAATAGGTGTGTAGGTTGGCCCCTCCGAGGTCCGCGTCAACGAGGACCACCTTCTTTCCCATACCGGCGAGAGCGCATCCTATGTTGGCGGTCATGACGCTCTTGCCTATGCCGCCCTTTCCCCCGCCAATGGACCATATGGCCTTTCTTTTCATGCGTCCTAAAGTATATCTTTGTACGGGAATTGTCAAATATATTCAAGATATGCGCGCCATAATGCTTGACAAAATCCACTCGCGTCTGGTACAAAGTATATGGACGGGAAAATGTAAAAATCGCAACCTGTCCGTTGGCAGGGTGTTGAAAAACACGCTGCCAATGCAATCCATGGATGGATTGCCAAATTGCGAGGCTTGGAAAGTCGAGCAATTTGTGAGGTTTGGCCGAATTCAATTCGGACAAACCGTGGTTGAAAAAGTCCAGGAAGGACTTTTTCAACATCCTGTTAGTTAGAAGGCCTGCAATTGAAACCTCTCCCATTGAAAAAGCGCCTCTTCGCCATCTTCTCCATTCTTTTAATGGCCCTCGCCGCCGTTGGCTGCGGTGAAACCCTCGACACTTTAATCGACCCCAGGGCGCAAAAAACCGCCAGCGCCAAGGCAACCCGCGAGTCTGAGACGGATTATTACGAGAAATTCTATAAAGAGCTCGCTACCAGGGCGGTGATCCGAAAGGGGACAACCGATATACAGGCGCTTGACGCGCTGCCGAAGGACCCCTCGGGCGAGGTCAACTGGACCGCCGCGGTCATGGGAGGATATATAAACCCCAGGGGCTCCATCGACCCGGGGGCAGAGGAGGAACCGATACTTGACCTGAACGTCTTTATCGAGGCGAAGGTCCCCCTCATGTTCAACGTCCTGTTCCCGCACTCCATTCATACTTACTGGCTGAGCTGCAACAACTGCCATCCCAAGATATTCATCCCCGAGGTCGGCGCAAACCCGATAACGATGGACGAGATATTCCAGGGCCAGTGGTGCGGGAGGTGCCACGGCAAGGTCGCCTTCACCTTCTGGCCCAGGGACAACTGCGTAAGATGCCATATAGTTAAGAAGGGCGAATCCCTTGAAAGGGAACGGTGGAGGTGACAAAACCCTGAATCCTCGAGCGGCGAAGAGGTCCAAACAGCTTGACTCGCCGGATTCAGCTGTGTAATATATCCCCTGGCGGGAGCGGCATTCGCAAAATACCAGAACACCAGGTATCTTATAAAAACCGCCGTGGTCCTTTCGGCTACAGGCTATGGCAACCCATAATCATTATCATTTGAAAAGGAACGAGGAAGGCAAAATGAGCAGATTCGCAAGGAAGCTTCTTTTCGTTTTGGCCGGCGCAATGATACTCTACGGGTGCGCGCAGACAAACCCTCACGGCGACCTCTTCTGGCCCGAACCGCCTGACCAGCCCCGCATTAAATACGTAAGGGCCCACAGGGGCACCGCCGACTTCTCCAAAAGCGGGGTCGCTGCCAGCCTGTTCCTAGGCGAGACCTCCGGGACGAACCTCAGCAAGCCCATGGGTGTGCACGTGGACAGGCACGGAAAGGTCTTCGTGACCGACACGGCCAAATCCGACATCTTCGTCTTCGATGCAAAAAACTCGAAGGTGTTCACCTTGAGCGGCATGGGCGTAAAAATATTCTACAAGCCCATAAGCGTGGTGACCGACGACTCCGACAGGATATTCGTCTCAGACTCCCAGGTCGACACCGTGACCGTCATCGCCCCGGACGGGAAGGTCATCGCGATATTAAAGCCCGAGGTCCCATTCCAGCAGCCCACTGGGCTGGCGGTCGACAATAAAAACAAAAAGCTTTATGTAATCGACACGCATACGCACGACGTGAGGGTCTTCGACCTCGAAACGCTCAAGCAAATAAACACCATCGGGAAAAGGGGCAAGGAGGAAGGCGAATTCAACTTTCCGTCCCACATAGCCGTGGACGCAACCGGCAATATTTACGTCGTCGACACCATGAACGGCAGGATGCAGATATTCGATTCGGAAGGCAAGTTCATCAGGGCGTTCGGCCAGTTCGGGGACTCGCCCGGCATGTTCGCGCGGCCGAGGGGTGTCGCGCTCGACAGCGAGGGGCACCTGTATGTGGTGGATGCGGCCTTCAATAACGTCCAGATATTCAATGCTGAGGGACGGATACTCCTCGGCTTCTCGGGATACGGCAGCGGAAGGGGCGCGATGATACTCCCTGCCGGCATAGCCATCGACAACGAGGACCATATATATGTAGTCGACTCATGGAACTCGAGGGTAAACGTATACGAGTTCCTTGGCGAGAAATCAAAGGCAAGGGCCCAGGCCGCCCAGGTAAAGAAAAAATAAAAGCCCCAGCCCCTCAAAGGCCGCCCCTCCCGGGGCGGCCTTTTTTTGGAACATATTGACTTATAAAGAAAAAACCCGGCCCACTGCCAGGCATATCCCCGGATTAAATTCAGATTAATTTTCCCTTGACAGCTTTTAATTTCGAGGTATAATGGAGCTAACCTAAGTAGACTCGAGGGCTCACGGTGGGCCTTCAAAAGTTTTGCCGGCGACGATGCCGCAATACTGCCGATGACGGCGGACAGTATTGACGGCCTTTTTTTTGGCCGTCACGGACGATCTTCAAAACAACGAAAAAACAAATCAAAGGAGTAGGATTATGAAAAGGTTCACTCTCAGAAAAGCGCTCCTTACAGCCGCCGTCTTCACAGCCGCCGTCTGTACCGGAAGCGTCGTAAGCGCGACCGACTTCTCAACTGAATTCCAGGCCGGCTCCGCCGCGAACGGCATCGGTAAATCCAGGCACAACCTGGGAGCCTTGGGCGGTCCGATAGCGACCCAGAACACCACCGAAATATGCGTGTTCTGTCACACCCCTCACCATTCCAACACGACCGGGTTCGCGGCTGGCGAAGCAGCTCCCCTTTGGAACAGGACCAACCAGTCCGCAACGCCTTACACCCCCTACGGCACGACTGCTGCAGGCACCACGATCACCCAGGTGGGCGGCGCGACACTGGCCTGTCTTAGCTGCCACGACGGCGTAACGACCTTCGACAACCTCGTGAACGCGCCCGGCAAGGGTCTCAACACCGGCGACCAGGGTTGGACCTTCCAGATGGGTGTTCTGAGCGTAGGCAGCTACAGGGCCCCCGGCAACGGCCGCGACACACTCGGCTGTACCTACGGCTGCCACGGCGGCACCACCACGACCTTCGCTGTCAGCCAGATCGGCAGGCTCAACATCGGCACTGACCTCAGCAACGACCACCCGGTCTCCGTAACCTACTACGGCGCGGACCATGTCGATGGCGGCAGGGCGAGCCTCAGGGCCACCACCACGGACATAGCCTCGATCGACCTCGCCTCTGACGTATGGTCGACCGCTCACAGCGCTGTCCAGGCCGGCGGCAACCTCACCCAGAACCGCTGGGCCGTAGGCGGTTTCGTGTCCGACACCGCGACCATCGCCGACCTCCTCAGGAACGACAAGGTCGAGTGCGTCAGCTGCCACGACCCGCACTTCAAGAACACCAGCTGGGATGAGGTCAAGCACACCTACCTCGACGGCTATGAGCACACCGGCAACAGCTGGTCCAACTGGTGCGGCAACAGCGGCGAAACCTGCACCGACGGTATGTTCCTCAGAAGGGTCGGTGGAAACACGGGTTCCGGCGTTTGCAAGACCTGCCACGAGAAGTAAAACAGCCCGCGCCTGAAAGGGCGCTCGGTTGAGAGTTGAAGAAGGGCCGGCTATATGCCGGCCCTTCTTTTTTATTCCGCCTTTTCCCGCCCTGTCCTTGAATCAACCAAATCCTTGCCTGCAAGCACGTGAGTGCAGGCGCAGAGGGATACCAGCTCGATAACGCCTTGTGCAACCGAGCCGTCAGGATTCCGGCCATGACTGTCCTAAATCCGCGTAGCGGCGCAGACCTCCATTGTGCAACCCCAAAAAATGCCATTTTTCCGGCTTTCCGGGACTCGGGAATAAAAAGCCGAGCAAATTGACGGATCAGCATGCGTTTATTCACATTCAGGTCGCCTTATTAAAAATTTTTAATAACCCGATAACCCATGTTTTAAGCAAAAAAGGCTAAGATGGCCCTGAACCATACCATGCCAATCGGTAGGATATCGCGTCGGCTTTTTTCGTTTCCTAAGGTCCGCGGCTTAAGGAGGCACCCCGGGGAAAATACGGCGGAACGCCTGAAAAATGTTTTATATTCC encodes the following:
- a CDS encoding cytochrome c3 family protein, which codes for MKPLPLKKRLFAIFSILLMALAAVGCGETLDTLIDPRAQKTASAKATRESETDYYEKFYKELATRAVIRKGTTDIQALDALPKDPSGEVNWTAAVMGGYINPRGSIDPGAEEEPILDLNVFIEAKVPLMFNVLFPHSIHTYWLSCNNCHPKIFIPEVGANPITMDEIFQGQWCGRCHGKVAFTFWPRDNCVRCHIVKKGESLERERWR
- a CDS encoding 6-bladed beta-propeller; translation: MSRFARKLLFVLAGAMILYGCAQTNPHGDLFWPEPPDQPRIKYVRAHRGTADFSKSGVAASLFLGETSGTNLSKPMGVHVDRHGKVFVTDTAKSDIFVFDAKNSKVFTLSGMGVKIFYKPISVVTDDSDRIFVSDSQVDTVTVIAPDGKVIAILKPEVPFQQPTGLAVDNKNKKLYVIDTHTHDVRVFDLETLKQINTIGKRGKEEGEFNFPSHIAVDATGNIYVVDTMNGRMQIFDSEGKFIRAFGQFGDSPGMFARPRGVALDSEGHLYVVDAAFNNVQIFNAEGRILLGFSGYGSGRGAMILPAGIAIDNEDHIYVVDSWNSRVNVYEFLGEKSKARAQAAQVKKK